A single window of Scomber scombrus chromosome 12, fScoSco1.1, whole genome shotgun sequence DNA harbors:
- the vip gene encoding VIP peptides, which yields MLQRSGPQLLLLIALCSVLYSRTLSLPYTSMRPTRHADGLFTSGYSKLLGQLSARRYLESLIGKRVSDELMEEPVKRHSDAIFTDNYSRFRKQMAVKKYLNSVLTGKRSLEDPGNSDPEESRDDPNTFQESYDDINVDHLLNNFQLTCWLQISRGVKRKSHYMVPVQKNLT from the exons ATGTTACAACGGTCCGGCCCCCAGCTGCTTCTCCTAATAGCCCTGTGCAGTGTGTTGTACTCCCGGACTCTGAGTCTGCCATACACATCCATGAG ACCAACGAGACACGCAGACGGTCTGTTCACCAGCGGATACAGCAAACTCTTGGGACAGCTATCAGCGCGGAGGTACCTGGAGTCTCTGATCGGAAAGCGGGTCAG TGATGAGCTGATGGAGGAGCCAGTGAAGCGCCACTCAGACGCCATCTTCACAGACAATTACAGCCGCTTCCGCAAACAGATGGCCGTCAAGAAATACCTGAACTCAGTCTTAACAGGGAAGAGAAG CCTAGAAGACCCTGGAAACAGCGACCCTGAGGAGTCCAGGGACGATCCCAACACCTTCCAGGAGAGCTACGATGATATCAACGTAGATCACCTCCTAAACAACTTTCAACTG ACCTGCTGGCTTCAAATCAGCCGGGGAGTGAAGAGAAAGTCACACTACATGGTTCCTGTGCAGAAAAACCTGACATAG